CGACCTCACCTAAAATGGCCTGACCAGTTTACCACATTCAAACTTCCATACAAGTTACCGTAACATGAAATCGCCACAACGCCAAAAGCCCCTTTGGCGACACGGATTACCGCCAGCCACGGCAAGGCTTTGCCGGCATCGGCACCGGCAGCTATACTGGCCTCCCCAAGCACGCCCGGTGCCGGACGCCGGGCACATCCAACCCTTCAGAACTTCATCGCCACCATGCCTGTTTACGCCCTCGGCCCCCTGGCCCCCGAACTCGATCCGCAGAGCTGGATCGCCCCCAATGCCACCGTCATCGCCCAGGTCGTCCTCGGGAAGAACGCCTCGATCTGGTGGAACTGCACCGTCCGCGGCGACACCGACCGCATCATCATCGGCGAGGGCACCAACATTCAGGACGGCAGCATCATCCACACCAACCGTGGCATCGTCGTCACGCTCGGCGAGCGCGTCACTGTCGGCCATGGCGTCATTCTGCACGGCTGCACGATCGGCGATCATTGCCTGATCGGCATGGGCGCGACCATCCTCAACCGCGTCAGCGTCGGGCGCAACAGCATTGTCGGTGCTCATTCGCTGCTGCCCGAAGGCAAGCAATATCCGGAACGCTCGCTGATCATGGGTTCGCCCGGAAAAGTCGTGCGCGAATTGACCGACGAGGAAGTGGCGCGACTGCCCGACAGCGCCGAACGCTACATCGTCAACTGGAATCGCTACCGCAACGAACTGGCCCCCGCCTGAAGAACTTCGTACGGATTTCCGAATGATTTTAACGTCATTAATCCGGATTTCCGAACGACTGTATGGGTGCCGGCAAAAAACCAAAACAGCTTCAACAAGTTGCATGACTAACACAGCTGGCATAAACCGTGCTCTAATTGGCTGCGCTGCAGGTCGGGCTGCTCTGGTCGGCCAGCAACCTTGTGTGTAAAACAATTTAACTTAGGAGAGTGTCAATGAAGCAACATACCAAGTTGTTGCTGGGCTTCATCTTTGGCGTAGCCCTCGGCCTGATCGGCTATTACTATTTCCCGGCCAAGGAAATGGTCTTCATGGGTCGGGTGACCGAAGTATTCACCTTCATCGGCGCGATCTTCCTGCGCATGATCTTCATGGTCACCATTCCGCTGATTCTCGCCGCGCTGATGCTCGGCACCATGGAACTCAGCCAGGGCACCGGCGGTTTCGGCAAAGTGGGTAGCCGTTGCCTGATCTTCACGGTCGTGCTCAGCGGCATCGCTGCCTGTATCGCGCTGTTCACCACGAACACCCTGAAGCCGGGCGCCGGCCTCGTGTTCGACAAGGCTGCGCTGGCGGCGAACTCGGGCGTGCTGACCATCGCCAAGAACGCGACCGCGGCGAAGGACAAGCCCTGGTTCCAGTACCTCGTT
The uncultured Propionivibrio sp. DNA segment above includes these coding regions:
- a CDS encoding gamma carbonic anhydrase family protein, with the translated sequence MPVYALGPLAPELDPQSWIAPNATVIAQVVLGKNASIWWNCTVRGDTDRIIIGEGTNIQDGSIIHTNRGIVVTLGERVTVGHGVILHGCTIGDHCLIGMGATILNRVSVGRNSIVGAHSLLPEGKQYPERSLIMGSPGKVVRELTDEEVARLPDSAERYIVNWNRYRNELAPA